The following coding sequences lie in one Macadamia integrifolia cultivar HAES 741 unplaced genomic scaffold, SCU_Mint_v3 scaffold1782, whole genome shotgun sequence genomic window:
- the LOC122064818 gene encoding anthocyanidin 3-O-glucosyltransferase 7-like gives MAEETKKPQIVVLAFPFGTHADPLLSLTYRLALASPELSFSFLCTAQSNHSIFRSNPNPPLPNLKPYNVDDGIPNGYEFKGNPLELIGFFLRAAPVNFKKAMEEAIADIRNNISCLITDAFFWFAADMADELGVPWIPLWTAGPPAVSIHVYTDLIRSKIGVGPHGITGREDEVIGFLPGLSSIRIRDLPEGVVSGNMEMPFSKMLHQMGKMLRRGDAVVVNSFEELNPTAVEDLRSKFKQFLPVGPFNLWVPQRSIAGDDQTGCLSWLNSQSLGSVVYVSFGTVITSPTAELAALAKGLEAIGAPFLWSLKEASTSQLPDGFLDRTKERAMVVPWVPQPRVLSHVAVGAFVTHGGWNSVLESITGGVPMICRPFLGDQTLNGRWVSSVWGIGITTEGGPITERGLVDGLDLILWKEEGRTMRDKVRRLRTLAEEAVGPNGSSTRNFQLLLKILRTRISQVGTR, from the exons ATGGCTGAGGAAACCAAGAAGCCTCAAATTGTCGTTCTCGCTTTCCCCTTCGGCACCCACGCTGATCCTCTCCTCTCCCTCACGTACCGCCTGGCGCTCGCCTCTCCTGaactctccttctccttcctctgcaCCGCCCAATCTAACCACTCCATCTTTCGGTCGAACCCAAACCCGCCTCTCCCTAACCTCAAACCCTACAACGTTGACGATGGAATTCCCAATGGCTATGAATTCAAGGGCAACCCTCTCGAGCTCATCGGGTTTTTCCTCCGTGCGGCGCCCGTGAACTTCAAGAAGGCGATGGAAGAGGCAATCGCAGACATTAGGAATAATATCAGCTGTTTGATCACCGATGCTTTCTTCTGGTTCGCTGCGGACATGGCAGATGAGCTCGGCGTCCCGTGGATCCCGCTTTGGACGGCTGGACCTCCAGCGGTCTCGATTCATGTCTACACCGATCTGATACGGAGCAAGATTGGAGTTGGGCCTCATG GTATCACTGGACGGGAAGATGAAGTAATCGGTTTCTTGCCGGGGTTGTCGTCCATACGCATTCGAGACTTACCTGAAGGAGTCGTGTCTGGGAACATGGAAATGCCTTTCTCAAAGATGCTACATCAGATGGGCAAAATGCTGCGGCGTGGCGACGCTGTAGTCGTCAATTCATTTGAAGAGCTAAACCCCACCGCTGTTGAAGACCTGAGATCGAAGTTCAAGCAGTTCCTCCCCGTGGGTCCCTTCAACCTCTGGGTCCCACAAAGATCTATCGCTGGGGACGATCAGACTGGCTGCCTATCGTGGTTGAACAGTCAGAGTCTCGGTTCGGTCGTGTACGTGAGTTTTGGAACTGTGATAACGTCACCGACTGCTGAGCTGGCAGCGTTGGCGAAGGGCTTGGAGGCGATTGGTGCTCCGTTTCTATGGTCCCTCAAAGAGGCTTCCACAAGCCAACTACCAGATGGATTTCTGGACCGGACCAAGGAAAGGGCAATGGTGGTCCCATGGGTCCCACAGCCTCGTGTACTAAGCCATGTAGCAGTCGGAGCATTCGTCACACATGGCGGATGGAACTCGGTTTTGGAGAGCATTACAGGTGGGGTACCGATGATCTGCCGTCCATTCTTGGGCGATCAGACACTGAATGGACGGTGGGTATCATCCGTGTGGGGAATCGGAATCACAACAGAAGGTGGGCCCATTACAGAACGTGGATTGGTGGATGGTCTGGATCTGATCTTgtggaaagaagaagggaggacCATGAGGGATAAGGTTCGGAGGCTTAGAACGTTGGCAGAAGAGGCGGTGGGCCCCAACGGTAGCAGCACTAGGAATTTCCAGTTACTTTTGAAGATACTTCGTACTAGGATCAGTCAAGTTGGCACAAGGTAG